One genomic window of Halorhabdus sp. CBA1104 includes the following:
- the ilvN gene encoding acetolactate synthase small subunit: MSSGELPGPAPEERIRPEGRRNEQGIRIDPKAEATHQPRHAVLSALVKHEPGVLAEVSGLFSRRQFNIESLTVGPTTDDGVARMTIVIEEPEPGVEQAKKQLRKLIPTIAVEELEPEAMRRELALVKVRGQKPDDVQSVAEMYNGQAVDASPNAVTVEITGSKQKIDAAVEAFEQFEVEEVVRTGAAALERGAETMDANGYASGE, translated from the coding sequence ATGAGCAGTGGAGAACTCCCTGGGCCAGCCCCCGAGGAACGGATTCGACCCGAGGGCCGGCGCAACGAGCAAGGCATTCGTATCGACCCGAAAGCGGAAGCGACCCACCAGCCCCGCCACGCGGTGCTGTCGGCGCTGGTCAAACACGAGCCCGGCGTCCTCGCTGAAGTGTCCGGGCTCTTTAGCCGCCGGCAGTTCAACATCGAGAGCCTCACTGTCGGGCCGACGACCGACGACGGCGTTGCCCGGATGACGATCGTCATCGAGGAACCCGAGCCTGGCGTCGAGCAGGCCAAAAAACAGCTCCGGAAACTCATCCCGACGATCGCCGTCGAGGAACTCGAGCCCGAGGCGATGCGGCGGGAACTCGCCCTCGTGAAAGTTCGGGGCCAAAAGCCCGACGACGTCCAGTCGGTCGCGGAGATGTACAACGGCCAGGCGGTCGACGCCTCGCCCAACGCCGTGACCGTCGAGATCACGGGCAGCAAACAGAAGATCGACGCCGCCGTCGAGGCCTTCGAACAGTTCGAGGTCGAGGAAGTCGTCCGCACTGGTGCAGCAGCCCTCGAACGCGGCGCGGAGACGATGGACGCAAACGGGTACGCGAGCGGTGAGTAA
- the leuC gene encoding 3-isopropylmalate dehydratase large subunit: protein MSQGTLYDKVWDRHKVTTLPNGQDQLFVGLHLIHEVTSPQAFGMLRERDIEVARPDLTHATVDHIVPTSDQSRPYSDDAAEEMMGELEANVRDAGIDFSDPTTGDQGIVHVIGPEQGITQPGKTIVCGDSHTSTHGAFGALAFGIGTSQIRDVLATQCIAMEKQKVRKIEVDGELGPGVEAKDIILEIIRRLGTDGGVGYVYEYAGEAIENLDMEGRMSICNMSIEGGARAGYVNPDETTYEWLKETDYFQENPEAFDELKPYWESIRSDEMAEYDDVVHIDASELEPVVTWGTTPGQGIGITDPIPAPEDLKEDKQETARRAQEHMRVEPGETMAGYDIDVVFLGSCTNARLPDLRRAADIIEGREVDDSVRAMVVPGSQRVQQAAEEEGLAETFREAGFEWRNAGCSMCLGMNEDQLEGDEASASSSNRNFVGRQGSKDGRTVLMNPQMVAAAAITGEVTDVRELPEVTPA from the coding sequence ATGAGTCAGGGAACGCTGTACGACAAGGTGTGGGATCGCCACAAGGTAACGACCCTACCCAACGGGCAGGATCAGCTATTCGTCGGACTCCACCTCATCCACGAGGTTACCAGCCCACAGGCCTTCGGCATGCTTCGCGAGCGCGATATCGAGGTTGCCCGACCGGATCTGACTCACGCGACCGTCGATCACATCGTCCCGACGAGCGATCAGTCCCGGCCCTACAGCGACGACGCGGCCGAGGAAATGATGGGCGAGTTGGAGGCAAACGTCCGCGATGCGGGTATCGACTTTTCGGACCCGACGACGGGCGATCAGGGTATCGTCCACGTCATCGGCCCGGAGCAGGGCATCACCCAGCCCGGGAAGACGATCGTCTGTGGCGACAGCCACACCTCGACCCACGGCGCCTTCGGCGCACTGGCCTTCGGCATCGGCACCTCCCAGATTCGGGACGTGCTGGCGACCCAGTGCATCGCCATGGAGAAACAGAAGGTCCGCAAAATCGAAGTCGACGGTGAACTGGGTCCGGGCGTCGAGGCCAAGGACATCATCTTAGAGATCATCCGCCGACTGGGCACCGACGGCGGCGTCGGCTACGTCTACGAGTACGCCGGCGAGGCCATCGAGAACCTGGACATGGAAGGCCGGATGAGCATCTGTAACATGTCCATCGAGGGTGGCGCTCGCGCGGGCTACGTCAACCCCGATGAGACCACCTACGAATGGCTGAAAGAGACGGACTACTTCCAGGAGAATCCCGAGGCCTTCGACGAACTGAAACCCTACTGGGAGTCCATCCGGAGCGACGAGATGGCCGAGTACGACGACGTGGTTCACATCGACGCGAGCGAACTCGAACCGGTCGTCACCTGGGGCACGACCCCCGGTCAGGGCATCGGCATCACCGATCCGATTCCTGCGCCCGAGGACCTGAAAGAAGACAAGCAGGAGACCGCCCGGCGCGCCCAGGAACACATGCGCGTCGAGCCCGGCGAGACGATGGCGGGCTACGACATCGATGTCGTCTTCCTGGGCTCGTGTACGAACGCGCGCCTGCCCGACCTGCGTCGAGCCGCAGACATCATCGAGGGCCGGGAAGTCGACGACAGCGTCCGGGCGATGGTTGTCCCCGGGAGCCAGCGCGTCCAGCAGGCCGCCGAGGAGGAAGGCCTGGCCGAGACCTTCCGGGAGGCCGGCTTCGAGTGGCGCAACGCCGGCTGTTCGATGTGTCTGGGCATGAACGAGGATCAGCTGGAGGGTGACGAGGCCTCCGCATCCTCCTCGAACCGGAACTTCGTCGGCCGGCAGGGCAGCAAAGACGGGCGGACGGTGCTGATGAATCCCCAGATGGTCGCCGCCGCGGCGATCACCGGGGAAGTGACTGACGTGCGCGAACTGCCGGAGGTGACCCCCGCATGA
- the ilvC gene encoding ketol-acid reductoisomerase has protein sequence MTEEFNATVYYDDDADESYLADTTVAVLGFGSQGHAHAQNLDDSGVDVVVGLPEGNEDRPVAEDAGLTVKTPADAAADGDIVVMLVPDTVQPAVYDDIEDSLEPGDTLQFAHGFNIHYGQIEPPEGVDVTMVAPKSPGHLVRRTYQRGEGTPGLVAVYQDESGQAKEAALAYAKAIGCTRAGVIETTFREETETDLFGEQAVLCGGVTEMMKVGYETLVDAGYSPEMAYFEVMNEMKLIVDLIYEGGLMEMWNSVSDTAEYGGLTRGEYVIDDSAREGMEQILEEVQNGEFAKEWIAENQTNRPSYKQLRDAEQNHDIENVGESLRDLFSWDEQAE, from the coding sequence ATGACCGAGGAATTCAACGCGACAGTATACTACGACGACGACGCAGACGAATCGTATCTCGCAGACACGACGGTAGCGGTCCTTGGCTTTGGCAGCCAGGGCCACGCTCACGCCCAGAACCTCGACGACAGCGGCGTCGACGTGGTCGTTGGCCTGCCGGAGGGCAACGAGGATCGCCCGGTCGCCGAAGACGCCGGTCTGACGGTCAAGACGCCGGCTGACGCCGCAGCGGACGGCGACATCGTCGTGATGCTCGTCCCCGATACGGTCCAGCCGGCCGTCTACGACGACATCGAGGACAGCCTGGAGCCGGGGGACACCCTCCAGTTCGCTCACGGCTTTAACATCCACTACGGCCAGATCGAACCGCCGGAGGGCGTCGACGTGACGATGGTCGCCCCGAAGTCCCCGGGCCACCTGGTCCGGCGGACCTACCAGCGCGGCGAGGGCACGCCCGGTCTGGTCGCGGTCTACCAGGACGAGAGCGGCCAGGCCAAGGAGGCGGCCCTCGCGTACGCGAAGGCGATCGGCTGTACGCGAGCTGGCGTCATCGAGACGACCTTCCGCGAGGAAACCGAGACCGACCTCTTTGGCGAGCAGGCCGTCCTCTGTGGCGGCGTCACCGAGATGATGAAGGTCGGCTACGAAACGCTGGTCGACGCCGGATACAGCCCGGAGATGGCCTACTTCGAGGTCATGAACGAGATGAAGCTGATCGTCGATCTGATCTACGAGGGCGGGCTGATGGAGATGTGGAACTCCGTCTCCGATACCGCCGAGTACGGTGGCCTCACCCGCGGGGAGTACGTCATCGACGATTCGGCCCGCGAGGGGATGGAGCAGATCCTCGAAGAGGTCCAGAACGGCGAGTTCGCCAAGGAGTGGATCGCCGAGAACCAGACCAACCGGCCGAGCTACAAGCAGTTGCGAGACGCAGAACAGAATCACGACATCGAAAACGTCGGCGAGTCCCTGCGGGACCTGTTCTCCTGGGACGAGCAGGCGGAGTGA
- the ilvB gene encoding biosynthetic-type acetolactate synthase large subunit, with translation MSERAFHQDPEPEPPADDEAQATDDAREVTTGAEAAIIALEEAGVDMAFGVQGGAIMPVYDALYDSDIEHITMAHEQGAAHAADAYGIVSGDPGVAMATSGPGATNLVTGIADASMDSDPMIALTGQVATDFVGNDAFQEVDTVGITQPITKQNYFAGDPDTLGEDVSEAFALADAGRQGPTLVDLPKDASKAETDVQPVSPETPETYHPPETADEVVIEAAAEALEAADRPAILSGGGVIKGEAHDELRAFAREYEIPVITTMPGLGTFPETDALSLGMAGMHGTGAANMAITNCDVLLGVGTRFDDRLTGGVDTFAPDAEVIHVEIDPAEINKNIYADYPLLGDAERVLEQLDDELTDAPEAETWRQQCQTWKSEYPLDYETPEDEPLKPQYVVERFAELADDDAIVTTGVGQHQMWACQFWTYTEPRTWVSSNGLGTMGYGVPSAIGAKLGAPDREVVTFDGDGSFLMTMQELSVAVREDLDITYVILNNEAIGMVRQWQDGFYEGRRMASEYPWIPEFDLLAESFGARGFRLEEYDEVDDVIQEAREYDGPAVIDAIIDPGENVYPMVPSGGDNGQFALSEDQLDSL, from the coding sequence ATGAGCGAACGCGCGTTCCATCAAGATCCAGAGCCCGAACCGCCAGCTGACGACGAAGCGCAAGCCACTGACGACGCCCGTGAAGTGACGACAGGCGCGGAAGCCGCGATCATCGCCTTAGAGGAGGCCGGCGTCGACATGGCCTTTGGCGTCCAGGGCGGGGCGATCATGCCCGTCTACGACGCCCTCTATGACTCGGACATCGAGCACATCACGATGGCTCACGAGCAGGGTGCCGCCCACGCTGCCGACGCCTACGGCATCGTCTCGGGTGATCCCGGTGTCGCGATGGCGACCTCCGGGCCGGGCGCGACGAATCTCGTGACGGGCATCGCCGACGCCTCGATGGACTCGGATCCGATGATCGCGCTGACGGGCCAGGTCGCGACGGATTTCGTCGGCAACGACGCCTTTCAGGAGGTCGATACCGTCGGCATTACCCAACCGATCACCAAACAGAACTACTTCGCCGGCGACCCGGATACCCTCGGCGAGGACGTCAGCGAGGCGTTCGCACTGGCCGATGCTGGCCGACAAGGGCCGACCCTGGTCGATCTGCCCAAAGACGCCAGCAAGGCCGAGACTGACGTCCAGCCGGTCTCCCCCGAAACGCCAGAGACCTACCATCCGCCCGAGACCGCAGACGAGGTAGTCATCGAGGCGGCCGCCGAAGCCTTGGAAGCGGCCGATCGGCCGGCCATCCTCTCGGGTGGGGGCGTCATCAAGGGCGAAGCTCACGACGAACTGCGTGCGTTCGCCCGGGAGTACGAGATCCCGGTGATCACGACGATGCCTGGACTGGGCACGTTCCCCGAGACTGACGCCCTCTCGCTTGGCATGGCCGGGATGCACGGCACCGGCGCGGCCAATATGGCGATCACCAACTGCGACGTGTTGTTGGGTGTCGGGACGCGTTTCGACGACCGCCTGACTGGCGGCGTCGACACCTTCGCGCCCGACGCCGAGGTCATCCACGTCGAGATCGACCCCGCCGAGATCAACAAGAACATCTACGCCGATTACCCGTTGTTGGGCGACGCAGAGCGCGTCCTCGAACAGCTCGACGACGAACTGACGGACGCACCAGAGGCCGAGACGTGGCGCCAACAGTGCCAGACCTGGAAATCGGAATATCCGCTGGACTACGAGACGCCCGAGGACGAGCCGCTGAAACCGCAGTACGTCGTCGAACGCTTCGCCGAACTGGCAGACGACGATGCGATCGTCACCACCGGCGTCGGCCAACACCAGATGTGGGCCTGCCAGTTCTGGACGTACACCGAGCCCCGCACGTGGGTCTCTTCCAACGGGCTGGGAACGATGGGCTACGGCGTCCCGTCGGCCATCGGCGCGAAGCTGGGTGCGCCAGATCGGGAGGTCGTCACCTTCGACGGCGACGGGTCGTTCCTGATGACGATGCAGGAACTCTCGGTCGCGGTCAGGGAAGATCTGGACATCACGTACGTCATCCTCAACAACGAGGCGATCGGGATGGTCCGCCAGTGGCAGGACGGGTTCTACGAGGGTCGGCGGATGGCAAGCGAGTACCCGTGGATCCCCGAGTTCGACCTGCTGGCGGAATCCTTTGGCGCGCGTGGCTTCCGGCTCGAAGAGTACGACGAGGTCGACGACGTGATTCAGGAGGCTCGCGAGTACGACGGGCCGGCCGTCATCGACGCGATCATCGACCCCGGCGAGAACGTCTACCCGATGGTTCCGAGCGGCGGCGACAACGGACAGTTCGCCCTCTCGGAAGACCAACTGGACTCCCTCTAA